Proteins from a genomic interval of Microbacterium phyllosphaerae:
- a CDS encoding acyltransferase family protein has translation MAEPSSTTTVESSQNLLSDGPTSRAALRARRDKRVFRTDIQALRAVAVLLVVVYHLRPNRIPGGFIGVDVFFVISGFLITSHLVREASRSGTVKLGAFWAARARRILPASLVAIAVTIALTAWVAPVTLLADLQRQALASIFYVQNWVLAADAVDYSAADNEATAFQHFWSLSVEEQFYVFWPLIVLLAVWLVTRRLTSTAHAVDPATRERNLRWMLAALFGAVVLASLAFSVSAVADGQANAYFVTTTRVWELGAGGLLALVSVRRLASVWRAVIAYLGIGLVGYSAFVLTNETPFPGLAAIPVILGTCAIIFAGSPSTDGSIDGPGRFDPWTWVSRLSVVQWIGDRSYSLYLWHFPVIVLWMMVADRKPDYLDIIAMSVISVVAGHLSYRFIEQPTRQAAFFRSSTRRSLSAAGIAMILVALMTFAYPWSTAQAAAAGDWDALATESRSLPAVGAQAVSDDTVPTFTTSEAAVTPNPLQADEDRNIAFTADECVAEGRDVDTPTCTAGDTSAATTIALVGDSHARMYSTALADMAEKQGWLLTTHLRNACPFSPVPRDSEVQKELSCTEPNAEVLDELLADPPDLVITTWSFAVTFFDDDAPGVPGADGFATYWNTLENAGIEVLVLRDVPRMDENIPDCVAEHYDDPDVCARDRDDALPGAALFAEAVAAAPDVAVADFTDVFCDDEICKPVIGNVIAYSDDHHLTDSFAVSMIPLLTDAVEDALPST, from the coding sequence GTGGCTGAGCCCTCGTCGACGACGACAGTGGAGTCGTCCCAGAATCTGCTCTCCGACGGCCCGACGTCCCGAGCCGCGCTTCGAGCGCGCCGCGACAAGCGGGTGTTCCGTACCGACATCCAGGCGCTGCGAGCCGTCGCCGTGCTGCTGGTGGTCGTCTACCACTTGCGCCCGAACCGGATCCCCGGTGGATTCATCGGCGTCGACGTCTTCTTCGTCATCTCCGGGTTCCTCATCACCAGCCACCTCGTCCGCGAGGCATCCCGCAGCGGCACAGTGAAGCTCGGCGCGTTCTGGGCGGCCCGTGCACGGCGCATCCTGCCCGCGAGCCTCGTCGCCATCGCCGTGACGATCGCACTCACCGCATGGGTCGCTCCCGTCACTCTGCTGGCCGACCTGCAGCGTCAAGCCCTCGCGTCGATCTTCTATGTCCAGAACTGGGTGCTCGCGGCAGATGCCGTCGATTACTCGGCCGCCGACAATGAGGCGACAGCATTCCAGCACTTCTGGTCGCTGTCGGTCGAGGAGCAGTTCTACGTCTTCTGGCCGCTGATCGTGCTCCTCGCCGTCTGGCTCGTGACCAGAAGACTCACGTCGACAGCTCACGCAGTCGATCCGGCCACACGGGAGCGCAACCTCCGCTGGATGCTGGCGGCCCTCTTCGGTGCGGTCGTGCTCGCTTCGCTCGCGTTCTCCGTCTCGGCCGTCGCGGACGGCCAGGCGAACGCCTACTTCGTCACCACGACCCGAGTGTGGGAGCTGGGAGCAGGCGGACTTCTCGCGCTCGTCAGCGTCCGCCGACTGGCGTCCGTCTGGCGTGCGGTCATCGCCTACCTCGGCATCGGGCTCGTGGGCTACTCAGCCTTCGTGCTGACGAACGAGACGCCGTTCCCCGGGCTCGCCGCGATCCCGGTGATCCTCGGCACCTGTGCCATCATCTTCGCCGGGTCTCCCTCGACAGACGGTTCGATCGACGGACCGGGCCGGTTCGACCCGTGGACGTGGGTGTCGCGTCTGAGCGTCGTGCAGTGGATCGGTGATCGTTCGTACTCGCTCTATCTGTGGCACTTCCCGGTGATCGTGCTGTGGATGATGGTCGCCGATCGCAAACCGGACTACCTGGACATCATCGCGATGTCGGTCATCTCCGTCGTCGCCGGCCATCTGAGTTACCGCTTCATCGAGCAGCCGACACGGCAGGCGGCATTCTTCCGCTCGTCGACTCGTCGGTCTCTGAGCGCCGCAGGCATCGCCATGATCCTCGTCGCGCTGATGACGTTCGCCTACCCCTGGTCGACCGCCCAGGCGGCTGCCGCGGGCGACTGGGATGCGCTGGCGACCGAGTCGCGCTCGCTTCCTGCCGTCGGAGCACAGGCTGTCTCCGATGACACTGTTCCGACGTTCACCACGTCTGAGGCCGCGGTGACCCCGAACCCGTTGCAGGCCGATGAGGATCGAAACATCGCATTCACCGCCGACGAATGCGTGGCGGAGGGCCGCGACGTCGACACGCCGACGTGCACCGCGGGAGACACGTCCGCTGCGACGACCATCGCCCTGGTCGGAGACTCGCATGCTCGCATGTACTCGACGGCGCTCGCCGACATGGCCGAGAAGCAGGGTTGGCTTCTGACGACGCACCTTCGCAATGCATGCCCGTTCTCGCCTGTGCCGCGCGACAGCGAGGTGCAGAAAGAGCTCAGCTGCACCGAGCCGAACGCCGAGGTGCTGGACGAGCTGCTCGCCGACCCGCCTGATCTCGTGATCACGACCTGGTCGTTCGCGGTCACCTTCTTCGACGACGATGCACCCGGTGTACCTGGCGCGGATGGCTTCGCGACGTACTGGAACACCCTGGAGAACGCCGGCATCGAGGTCCTCGTGCTCAGGGACGTTCCACGCATGGATGAGAACATCCCCGACTGTGTGGCGGAGCACTACGACGATCCCGACGTCTGCGCTCGTGACCGTGACGACGCCCTCCCTGGGGCTGCGCTGTTCGCCGAAGCGGTCGCCGCAGCTCCCGACGTCGCGGTCGCGGACTTCACCGACGTGTTCTGCGATGACGAGATCTGCAAGCCGGTGATCGGCAACGTCATCGCGTACTCGGATGACCACCACCTCACGGACTCGTTCGCCGTGTCGATGATCCCCCTGCTCACCGACGCGGTGGAGGACGCCCTTCCTTCGACGTGA
- a CDS encoding CDP-glycerol glycerophosphotransferase family protein — translation MSEASEDTSTGHIETVEGAPPFALTVERIVWERVLVTLHLRVTPLSGPDAASNVPDDLAFEVVDLERAYPVDSTYVGDGRYRIDVNITRFGARRQFPNGTWRIRSQSQDAGPVIAGYDGTELAKLDEASRVFLYNKNRSVVTVSFGIAENIDALDFVMRCYQLNRSGAKPKRVGPVKWFKRKYLNEPRMMKRAAFIYKWINRLVGVRKGQILFASDQRLTIAGNLLRVRDRLVERGLDKELDFKYSFRLPKSGGWGTTIRILYLMATSEVILLDDYFGLLKSVKIDTERSRVVQLWHAGSGFKSVGYSRFGNIGSPKLWHPHRQYTYAITGSEHLVPVYAEAFGIEEAAVIPTGLPRVDWFLDEERTRRFTEDFAQEHPEIAGKRVVLFAPTFRGRSIYTAFYDYSWIDFDALYEAVGPDTVVLFRMHHFVKDAVPIPEQYRDRFFDFTHYPDGLSLLHVVDLLITDYSSIIYEFSLLDRPMMFYAPDRVNYAATRGFHRDYDETAPGRVCSTFPEVLEAISTGEFEVEKVAQFRAENFDRIDTGAADRVIDWLVLRDAPPSALTVDTSEEVPVAAEHHEPVAEEHEEEEEAAR, via the coding sequence ATGAGCGAAGCTTCCGAGGACACTTCCACGGGGCATATCGAGACTGTCGAGGGGGCGCCGCCCTTCGCACTCACGGTCGAGCGGATCGTGTGGGAGCGCGTGCTCGTCACCCTGCATCTGCGCGTCACTCCGCTGTCGGGACCGGACGCGGCGAGTAACGTTCCCGACGACCTCGCCTTCGAGGTCGTCGATCTGGAACGCGCCTACCCGGTCGACAGCACGTACGTCGGCGACGGGCGGTACCGGATCGACGTCAACATCACCCGCTTCGGGGCACGACGTCAGTTCCCCAACGGCACGTGGCGCATCCGATCGCAGTCTCAGGACGCAGGCCCGGTGATCGCCGGCTACGACGGCACCGAGCTCGCCAAGCTCGACGAGGCCTCTCGGGTGTTCCTGTACAACAAGAACCGCTCCGTCGTGACCGTCTCGTTCGGCATCGCCGAGAACATCGATGCTCTCGATTTCGTCATGCGCTGCTACCAGTTGAACCGTTCCGGGGCGAAGCCCAAGCGAGTCGGGCCCGTCAAGTGGTTCAAGCGGAAGTACCTCAACGAGCCTCGCATGATGAAGCGAGCGGCGTTCATCTACAAGTGGATCAACCGGCTGGTCGGCGTGCGCAAGGGGCAGATCCTCTTCGCGTCGGACCAGCGCCTCACGATCGCCGGCAACCTGCTTCGCGTCCGCGATCGCCTGGTCGAGCGAGGCCTCGACAAGGAACTCGACTTCAAGTACTCGTTCCGTCTGCCCAAGTCCGGCGGCTGGGGCACGACGATCCGCATCCTCTACCTCATGGCGACGAGCGAGGTCATCCTCCTCGACGACTACTTCGGCCTGCTGAAGAGCGTGAAGATCGACACGGAGCGAAGCAGGGTCGTGCAGCTGTGGCACGCCGGAAGCGGATTCAAGTCGGTCGGCTACAGCCGTTTCGGCAACATCGGCTCGCCGAAGCTGTGGCATCCGCACCGGCAGTACACCTACGCGATCACCGGCTCGGAGCATCTCGTCCCGGTGTATGCCGAGGCGTTCGGCATCGAAGAGGCCGCGGTGATCCCGACCGGCCTCCCTCGCGTCGACTGGTTCCTGGACGAGGAGCGGACGCGGCGCTTCACCGAGGACTTCGCGCAGGAGCATCCCGAGATCGCCGGCAAGCGCGTCGTGCTCTTCGCCCCGACGTTCCGCGGTCGATCGATCTACACCGCGTTCTACGACTACAGTTGGATCGATTTCGACGCGCTTTACGAGGCTGTCGGACCCGACACGGTGGTGCTCTTCCGCATGCACCACTTCGTGAAGGATGCCGTGCCGATCCCCGAACAGTACCGGGATCGCTTCTTCGACTTCACGCACTATCCCGACGGTCTGAGCCTGCTGCACGTCGTCGACCTGCTGATCACCGACTACTCGTCGATCATCTACGAGTTCTCGCTCCTCGACCGGCCGATGATGTTCTACGCACCCGACCGGGTGAACTATGCCGCGACCCGCGGGTTCCACCGGGACTACGACGAGACCGCTCCCGGAAGAGTGTGCTCGACGTTCCCCGAGGTGCTCGAGGCGATCTCGACCGGCGAATTCGAGGTCGAGAAGGTCGCGCAGTTCCGTGCCGAGAACTTCGACCGCATCGACACCGGTGCCGCGGATCGCGTCATCGACTGGCTCGTTCTGCGAGACGCGCCGCCCTCGGCGCTCACGGTCGACACGTCGGAAGAAGTCCCGGTCGCCGCAGAGCACCACGAGCCCGTCGCTGAAGAGCATGAAGAGGAAGAGGAGGCCGCCCGATGA
- a CDS encoding MarR family winged helix-turn-helix transcriptional regulator: MSAEQNDPADAIARALSRLRGRRPGERGRGPRGMGGPHGWHGGPHPDHFEQGGHGHGHPGRSGMPGMPPWMNDPSGRFGGPARMRMLEALAAASTPLSVSDLGAAIGVDQPRASRLVQQGVAHGFVRREADPDDARRTRIALTDEGRKVARGMRGERREALGKALAAFTDEEREQLAALLNKLADNWES, encoded by the coding sequence GTGAGTGCCGAACAGAACGACCCCGCCGACGCCATCGCCCGCGCCCTGTCCCGTCTGCGCGGACGCCGTCCGGGCGAGCGTGGTCGCGGGCCCCGCGGGATGGGCGGGCCCCATGGCTGGCATGGTGGCCCGCATCCGGATCACTTCGAGCAGGGCGGTCATGGGCACGGGCATCCGGGGCGATCGGGGATGCCCGGAATGCCGCCGTGGATGAATGACCCGTCCGGACGATTCGGGGGACCGGCACGGATGCGGATGCTCGAAGCACTCGCCGCGGCATCCACGCCCCTGAGTGTGAGCGATCTCGGCGCGGCGATCGGCGTCGATCAGCCTCGTGCATCACGGCTCGTGCAGCAGGGTGTCGCGCACGGATTCGTGCGTCGCGAGGCGGATCCGGATGACGCTCGACGCACGCGCATCGCGCTGACCGATGAGGGCCGCAAGGTCGCGCGCGGCATGCGGGGCGAGCGGCGCGAAGCCCTCGGCAAGGCGCTGGCTGCCTTCACCGATGAAGAGCGCGAGCAGCTCGCGGCGCTGCTGAACAAGCTCGCCGACAACTGGGAGAGCTGA
- a CDS encoding HNH endonuclease signature motif containing protein translates to MSSRTRTLIDQVVADLDRVLSDDALAGLTDDERVEVLQAAGAAFRRVEAVVVETIASGDAVDFPHSTGCRTQNELLQRTLLTDVRGATRVGKVVDLVRRDVNLVSGDRLPARWPALREAMLDGAIGVAGMLAATDPIEKVSHRISVDDRLDADMCLARAARGIRPDPEGGPDAEVQGPAPTLEELKLLAETLVALLDPDGDEPGDEPTRRRGITLGRVRDGLRSIKGYLTPEVAAQLESILDAQNNPKGDGPPMPGVVFTAEEAGSEGRGDDGRGDDEDPYNSDPRVVIDGRTPAQKRHDAFAAALAIAARHRDMPTLGGAGPVLVVTVDAKDLVNGTGRASVSGAAGQLPLNVAAHVGCSGTIQRVLFDEGRIIGITTTDRIFTVHQRRAIIARDKECLIPGCHVPASWCEIHHVTEHARGGPTHTDNGVPLCWWHHRSLGSSGWEIRMNEGVPQVRGPRWWDPEQRWRTPRLSVSAPGRESRRTRESRQAQSPPLLAHAG, encoded by the coding sequence ATGTCATCCCGCACTCGCACCCTCATCGATCAGGTCGTCGCCGACCTCGATCGGGTGCTGTCCGACGACGCGCTCGCCGGGTTGACCGATGATGAACGGGTCGAGGTACTGCAGGCCGCGGGCGCTGCCTTCCGGCGGGTCGAAGCTGTGGTGGTCGAGACGATCGCATCGGGGGACGCGGTGGACTTCCCGCACTCCACGGGCTGCCGCACACAGAACGAGCTGCTCCAGCGCACCCTGCTGACAGATGTGCGCGGGGCGACGCGTGTGGGTAAGGTCGTCGACCTCGTTCGACGCGATGTGAACCTGGTCTCCGGAGACCGGCTGCCCGCGCGGTGGCCGGCTCTACGAGAGGCGATGCTCGACGGTGCGATCGGGGTTGCGGGGATGCTCGCGGCGACCGACCCGATCGAGAAGGTGTCGCATCGCATCAGCGTCGACGACCGGCTCGACGCCGACATGTGCCTGGCCCGGGCGGCGCGGGGCATCAGACCCGATCCTGAGGGCGGCCCTGATGCCGAGGTCCAGGGGCCGGCGCCCACTCTCGAAGAACTGAAGCTGCTTGCCGAGACCTTGGTCGCGCTGCTCGACCCCGACGGAGACGAGCCCGGAGACGAGCCCACACGCCGACGGGGAATCACCCTGGGGCGGGTGCGCGACGGATTGCGCTCGATCAAGGGATACCTGACGCCCGAGGTGGCCGCTCAGCTGGAATCGATCCTCGACGCGCAGAACAACCCCAAGGGCGACGGTCCGCCGATGCCGGGCGTGGTGTTCACCGCTGAGGAAGCCGGTTCCGAGGGGCGCGGTGACGACGGGCGCGGTGACGACGAGGACCCCTACAACTCAGATCCGCGTGTCGTGATCGATGGCCGCACGCCGGCGCAGAAGCGGCACGATGCCTTCGCCGCCGCTCTGGCGATCGCCGCACGTCACCGAGACATGCCGACGCTCGGGGGCGCGGGGCCGGTGCTCGTCGTGACGGTGGATGCGAAGGACCTCGTGAACGGCACGGGCCGCGCGAGCGTCAGCGGGGCGGCGGGACAACTTCCGCTCAATGTCGCCGCGCACGTCGGATGCTCGGGAACGATCCAGCGTGTTCTGTTCGATGAGGGGCGGATCATCGGGATCACGACCACCGACCGGATCTTCACGGTGCACCAACGGCGGGCGATCATCGCCCGCGACAAGGAGTGCCTTATCCCCGGGTGTCACGTTCCTGCGTCCTGGTGCGAGATTCACCACGTCACCGAACACGCGAGGGGCGGGCCGACACATACGGACAACGGTGTTCCGTTGTGCTGGTGGCATCACCGATCTCTCGGTTCTTCGGGGTGGGAGATCCGGATGAACGAGGGTGTCCCGCAGGTGCGGGGGCCGCGATGGTGGGACCCCGAACAGCGGTGGCGCACCCCGAGACTCAGCGTTTCAGCGCCGGGGCGAGAATCAAGGCGAACGCGCGAGTCGAGGCAGGCGCAGAGCCCGCCTCTCCTTGCGCACGCAGGATGA
- a CDS encoding cation diffusion facilitator family transporter, translating to MTVIIAFLANILVAIAKTVAAVLTSSASMVAEAAHSWADAGNEIFLLIADRRGAREKDERHPLGYGRAAFVWSLIAAFGIFTAGSIVSIMHGVQELSETGPVESPAVAYAVLGIAFVLEGASFTQAMVKSRRLARERGSSTWDYVLDTSDTTLRAVFFEDMAALIGLVLAAGAIAMHQITEVAAWDAVGSILVGILLGVVAIILIGRNIAFLVGSNASPALRDRVGRALLGSPQIQRLTYLHIEYVGPNRLFIVAEVDLAGDAREHDVARRLREIEQQIEAHPVVETVVLSLSVDDEESLVFGAAAGAPAGAGTGTGAGAPAQP from the coding sequence GTGACGGTCATCATCGCTTTCCTCGCCAACATCCTCGTCGCGATCGCCAAGACCGTCGCGGCGGTGCTCACGTCGTCGGCATCGATGGTGGCGGAGGCCGCGCACTCGTGGGCGGATGCGGGGAACGAGATCTTCCTCCTCATCGCCGACCGCCGCGGTGCGCGGGAGAAGGATGAGCGGCATCCCCTCGGCTACGGTCGTGCGGCGTTCGTGTGGTCGCTGATCGCAGCGTTCGGCATCTTCACCGCCGGGTCGATCGTGTCGATCATGCACGGTGTGCAGGAGCTGTCGGAGACGGGCCCGGTCGAGAGCCCTGCCGTCGCATACGCGGTGCTCGGTATCGCCTTCGTGCTCGAGGGCGCATCGTTCACGCAGGCGATGGTGAAGTCGCGGCGGCTCGCGCGTGAGCGCGGATCGTCGACGTGGGACTACGTGCTCGACACCAGTGACACGACGCTCCGCGCGGTGTTCTTCGAAGACATGGCCGCTCTGATCGGTCTGGTTCTCGCCGCCGGGGCGATCGCGATGCATCAGATCACCGAGGTCGCCGCGTGGGATGCCGTGGGATCGATCCTCGTCGGCATCCTGCTCGGCGTCGTGGCGATCATCCTGATCGGACGCAACATCGCGTTCCTCGTCGGCTCGAACGCATCGCCGGCCCTGCGCGACCGCGTCGGGCGTGCACTGCTGGGGTCGCCGCAGATCCAGCGCCTCACCTACCTGCACATCGAGTACGTCGGGCCGAACCGGCTGTTCATCGTCGCGGAGGTCGACCTGGCCGGCGACGCCCGCGAACACGATGTGGCCCGACGGCTGCGTGAGATCGAACAGCAGATCGAGGCGCACCCCGTCGTCGAGACCGTGGTGCTGTCGCTCTCGGTCGATGACGAGGAGTCTCTCGTCTTCGGCGCAGCCGCAGGCGCACCCGCAGGCGCAGGAACCGGCACGGGCGCAGGCGCGCCTGCGCAGCCGTAG
- a CDS encoding IspD/TarI family cytidylyltransferase, with translation MNIAAIFAGGIGSRMSSASLPKQFLEIHGTPLIVHTIQHFQDHPEIDRIAVSILPEWRDRFARLVARYELTKVNWIVDGGATGQESRHRALRAIANECPSDSVVLLHDGVRPLINAHLISENIRTVREHGPAITTTKFNETAISSSDGLVDEVYPRDNLYVAQAPQSARLDVAMDVYDRAVAEGENDSIDTCSLLRRYGHALYRVDGPRSNIKITTAEDYYICRAFFDVIEHRQIGG, from the coding sequence ATGAACATCGCCGCGATCTTCGCCGGGGGGATCGGCTCACGTATGAGCTCGGCGAGCCTGCCCAAGCAGTTCCTGGAGATCCATGGGACCCCGCTGATCGTCCACACGATCCAGCACTTTCAGGATCACCCTGAGATCGACCGCATCGCCGTCTCGATCCTGCCCGAATGGCGCGATCGGTTCGCACGTCTCGTGGCCCGCTACGAGCTGACCAAGGTCAACTGGATCGTCGACGGCGGTGCCACCGGACAGGAGTCCCGTCACCGCGCGCTGCGCGCGATCGCGAACGAGTGCCCGAGCGACTCCGTCGTCCTTCTGCACGACGGAGTGCGCCCCTTGATCAACGCCCATCTGATCAGTGAGAACATCCGCACCGTGCGGGAGCATGGACCGGCCATCACGACCACCAAGTTCAACGAGACGGCGATCTCGTCATCTGACGGGCTGGTCGACGAGGTCTATCCGCGCGACAACCTGTACGTCGCCCAGGCGCCGCAGAGCGCGCGTCTCGATGTGGCGATGGACGTCTACGACCGCGCGGTCGCCGAGGGCGAGAACGATTCGATCGACACGTGCAGCCTGCTCCGGCGCTACGGACATGCGCTGTATCGGGTCGATGGGCCGAGGTCGAACATCAAGATCACCACCGCGGAGGATTACTACATCTGCCGCGCGTTCTTCGATGTCATCGAACACCGTCAGATCGGTGGCTGA
- the dcd gene encoding dCTP deaminase translates to MLLSDRDIRAELASGHIGLDPHEPEMIQPSSIDVRLDRYFRLFDNHKYPFIDPSVDQPELTRLIEVDPDEPFILHPGEFALGATFEQVSLADDIAARLEGKSSLGRLGLITHSTAGFIDPGFTGHVTLELANVATLPIKLWPGMKIGQLCFFRLTSPAENPYGSGPYGNRYQGQRGPTASRSFQNFHKTDVGTTDVGAVGG, encoded by the coding sequence GTGCTTCTCAGCGACCGCGACATCAGAGCAGAACTCGCATCCGGCCACATCGGCCTGGACCCGCACGAGCCGGAGATGATCCAGCCGTCGAGCATCGACGTGCGCCTGGACCGCTACTTCCGTCTCTTCGACAACCACAAGTACCCGTTCATCGACCCGTCGGTCGATCAGCCCGAGCTCACCCGCCTGATCGAGGTCGACCCCGATGAGCCGTTCATCCTGCACCCCGGCGAGTTCGCGCTCGGCGCGACGTTCGAGCAGGTCTCGCTGGCGGATGACATCGCGGCGCGGCTCGAGGGCAAGTCGTCGCTGGGTCGCCTCGGTCTCATCACGCACTCGACCGCCGGGTTCATCGACCCCGGTTTCACGGGGCACGTCACACTCGAGCTGGCGAACGTCGCGACGCTGCCGATCAAGCTGTGGCCCGGCATGAAGATCGGTCAGCTGTGCTTCTTCCGTCTGACCTCCCCGGCCGAGAACCCGTACGGCTCCGGCCCCTACGGCAACCGCTACCAGGGGCAGCGCGGGCCGACGGCATCCCGGTCGTTCCAGAACTTCCACAAGACCGACGTCGGCACGACCGACGTCGGAGCCGTAGGGGGCTGA
- a CDS encoding MarR family winged helix-turn-helix transcriptional regulator, producing MNTSDTQNTDNTSRPFGFWIKAVDRLMAAEFSSAFEGEHASRRDWRILNVIDGTAPARRPLSAHKLHDLVERGWVVADGDGWTLTDEGRSAKERLSGIVDGIRAKVTDAVSPEDLETTLASLEQIARAFGWDEETPLPRGRGRRHGFGPRGFGRGFGPDYGFGPGFGPGFGPGRGFGRRHGHPFGRGRDADSGFGPGHEHGREHGADAEFGADSDFADRACAHRGHRGHDRFADEHGDHHGFGPGHRFGRGRDFGHGHGDHRAARVAQHAYERGFDAGFSRGRDA from the coding sequence ATGAACACCTCTGACACTCAGAACACAGACAACACCTCCCGTCCGTTCGGCTTCTGGATCAAGGCGGTCGACCGCCTGATGGCCGCCGAGTTCTCCTCGGCCTTCGAGGGCGAGCACGCGAGCCGCCGCGACTGGCGGATCCTCAACGTGATCGACGGCACGGCACCTGCGCGCCGACCGCTGAGCGCCCACAAGCTGCACGACCTCGTCGAGCGCGGATGGGTCGTCGCCGACGGCGACGGCTGGACGCTCACCGACGAAGGCCGCTCGGCCAAGGAACGCCTCAGCGGCATCGTCGACGGCATCCGCGCCAAGGTCACCGACGCCGTCTCACCTGAAGACCTGGAGACGACACTCGCCTCGCTCGAGCAGATCGCCCGCGCATTCGGATGGGACGAAGAGACCCCTCTTCCCCGCGGACGCGGCCGTCGTCACGGCTTCGGACCTCGCGGTTTCGGACGCGGCTTCGGCCCCGACTACGGCTTCGGTCCGGGCTTCGGCCCGGGCTTCGGCCCCGGTCGCGGCTTCGGTCGCCGCCACGGTCACCCCTTCGGACGCGGACGCGACGCCGATTCGGGCTTCGGTCCGGGGCACGAGCACGGTCGTGAGCACGGTGCGGATGCCGAGTTCGGCGCCGACTCCGACTTCGCGGACCGCGCGTGCGCGCACCGCGGACACCGCGGGCACGACCGCTTCGCCGACGAGCACGGCGACCACCACGGCTTCGGCCCTGGTCACCGCTTCGGACGTGGCCGCGACTTCGGTCATGGCCACGGCGATCACCGCGCCGCCCGCGTGGCGCAGCACGCCTACGAGCGCGGCTTCGACGCCGGGTTCTCCCGCGGTCGCGACGCCTGA
- a CDS encoding DUF2283 domain-containing protein: MGDLRYDPEVDAAYATIGRPIRPGEAVRQVSVELPDGMTGELILDFDRDGHLLGIEVLGASVLLRPEDIRGQ; this comes from the coding sequence GTGGGCGACCTGAGGTACGACCCCGAGGTCGATGCGGCCTACGCCACGATCGGGCGACCGATCCGGCCCGGCGAGGCGGTGCGGCAGGTGTCCGTGGAGCTGCCCGACGGCATGACCGGTGAGCTGATCCTCGACTTCGATCGCGACGGTCACCTGCTCGGGATCGAGGTGCTCGGCGCATCCGTGCTGCTCCGGCCGGAGGACATTCGGGGTCAGTAG